In Streptomyces sp. P3, one DNA window encodes the following:
- a CDS encoding endo-1,4-beta-xylanase yields the protein MTLVTGAAAAAALLVAAPVSHAADTPLRDLGAAKGKVVGTAVTGSKLTGVYGDIAGAQFSSLTPGNAMKWGSVEPTQGVFDWAEADRIVAFAQAHDQQVRGHTLVWHSQNPGWLDNGGWTPAQLGTLLQNHIDTEVGRYKGRIAAWDVVNEPFNEDGTYRSTLWYNGLGADYIATALTRARAADPAAKLYVNDYNVEGVNAKSTALYNLVRSLKERGVPIDGVGLQAHLVLGQVPSTFQQNIQRFADLGVDVAITELDIRMTLPADSAKLAQQKADYKAVTAACAAVARCVNLTVWGFTDSDSWVESTFPGQGAATPYDANYAPKPAYYGISEALGGTTTPVPTGKCTAAYSVGSQWNTGFTGNVTISCSGASLSSWKVTWAYGAGQQITQSWNALCTQSGAAVSCANASYNGTIPDGGSVSFGFNANWSGSNPAPTVTLG from the coding sequence ATGACCCTGGTCACCGGCGCCGCCGCCGCGGCGGCCCTGCTCGTCGCCGCTCCCGTCTCCCACGCCGCCGACACGCCCCTGCGCGACCTCGGCGCCGCCAAGGGCAAGGTCGTCGGCACCGCCGTCACCGGCTCCAAGCTCACCGGTGTCTACGGCGACATCGCCGGGGCGCAGTTCTCCTCGCTGACCCCGGGCAACGCCATGAAGTGGGGCTCGGTGGAGCCGACGCAGGGCGTGTTCGACTGGGCCGAGGCGGACCGGATCGTGGCGTTCGCCCAGGCCCACGACCAGCAGGTGCGCGGCCACACCCTGGTCTGGCACAGCCAGAACCCGGGCTGGCTGGACAACGGCGGCTGGACGCCCGCGCAGCTCGGCACCCTGCTGCAGAACCACATCGACACCGAGGTCGGCCGCTACAAGGGGAGGATCGCCGCCTGGGACGTCGTCAACGAACCCTTCAACGAGGACGGCACCTACCGTTCGACCCTCTGGTACAACGGCCTCGGCGCCGACTACATCGCCACCGCCCTGACCCGGGCGCGGGCCGCCGACCCGGCCGCCAAGCTCTACGTCAACGACTACAACGTCGAGGGCGTCAACGCCAAGTCGACCGCCCTGTACAACCTGGTCAGGTCGCTGAAGGAGCGGGGCGTCCCGATCGACGGGGTCGGGCTGCAGGCGCACCTGGTCCTCGGCCAGGTGCCGTCCACGTTCCAGCAGAACATCCAGCGCTTCGCGGACCTCGGCGTGGACGTGGCGATCACCGAGCTGGACATCCGGATGACGCTGCCCGCCGACAGCGCCAAGCTCGCGCAGCAGAAGGCCGACTACAAGGCGGTCACCGCCGCCTGCGCCGCCGTCGCACGATGCGTCAACCTCACCGTCTGGGGCTTCACCGACTCCGACTCCTGGGTGGAGAGCACCTTCCCGGGACAGGGCGCGGCCACCCCGTACGACGCGAACTACGCGCCCAAACCGGCGTACTACGGCATCTCCGAGGCGCTCGGCGGCACGACCACGCCGGTGCCGACCGGCAAGTGCACGGCTGCCTACAGCGTGGGCAGCCAGTGGAACACCGGGTTCACCGGAAACGTGACGATCTCCTGCTCGGGCGCCTCGCTGTCGTCCTGGAAGGTGACCTGGGCCTACGGCGCGGGCCAGCAGATCACCCAGTCCTGGAACGCCCTCTGCACCCAGTCGGGGGCGGCCGTGTCGTGCGCGAACGCCTCGTACAACGGGACGATCCCGGACGGCGGTTCGGTGAGCTTCGGCTTCAACGCGAACTGGAGCGGGAGCAACCCGGCGCCCACGGTGACGTTGGGGTGA
- a CDS encoding LacI family DNA-binding transcriptional regulator — MTPSEPTETRTEARPTQTATLAEIAREAGVSAPTVSKVLNGRADVAPATRTRVEELLRTHGYRRRRAEATRSPLIDLVFHELESAWAMEVIRGVENVARDAGLSVVLSESAGRLTPGRTWADQVAARRPHGVVLVLSGLDESQRALLTSRSIPFVVMDPAGDPGADVPSIGATNWQGGLAATRHLVELGHRRIGAISGPPQMMCSRARIDGYRAALETAGLPVEPHLIKTGDFHHETGYRLGRELLDRPDRPTAVFAGNDLQALGFYEAARELGLRIPEDVSVVGFDDLPVARWVGPPLTTVRQPLTEMAEAAARLVLELGRSASREAPTSTRVELATSLVVRTSTGAPPVAGS, encoded by the coding sequence ATGACGCCCTCGGAGCCCACAGAAACGCGGACAGAAGCGCGGCCGACGCAGACCGCGACGCTCGCGGAGATCGCCCGCGAGGCCGGCGTGTCGGCACCGACTGTTTCGAAAGTCCTCAATGGTCGTGCCGACGTCGCCCCCGCCACCCGCACCCGTGTCGAGGAGCTGCTGCGCACCCACGGCTACCGGCGCCGCCGCGCGGAGGCGACCCGCTCTCCCCTGATCGACCTGGTCTTCCACGAGCTGGAGAGCGCCTGGGCGATGGAGGTCATCCGGGGTGTGGAGAACGTGGCCCGCGACGCGGGGCTGAGCGTGGTCCTCAGTGAGAGCGCCGGACGGCTCACCCCCGGGCGGACCTGGGCCGACCAGGTCGCCGCCCGTCGCCCGCACGGCGTGGTGCTGGTGCTGTCCGGGCTCGACGAGTCCCAGCGGGCGCTGCTGACCAGCCGCTCCATCCCGTTCGTGGTGATGGACCCGGCCGGCGACCCGGGCGCCGACGTGCCCTCCATCGGGGCGACCAACTGGCAGGGCGGCCTCGCCGCCACCCGGCACCTGGTGGAGCTGGGGCACCGCCGCATAGGGGCGATCAGCGGTCCGCCGCAGATGATGTGCAGCCGGGCCCGGATCGACGGCTACCGGGCCGCGCTGGAGACCGCCGGGCTGCCGGTCGAGCCGCATCTGATCAAGACCGGCGACTTCCACCACGAGACCGGTTACCGGCTGGGCCGCGAACTGCTCGACCGGCCGGACCGCCCCACCGCGGTCTTCGCCGGCAACGACCTCCAGGCGCTCGGTTTCTACGAGGCCGCCCGCGAACTGGGCCTGCGCATCCCCGAGGACGTGAGCGTGGTCGGCTTCGACGACCTTCCGGTCGCCCGCTGGGTCGGACCGCCGCTGACGACGGTGCGCCAGCCGCTGACCGAGATGGCCGAGGCGGCGGCCCGGCTGGTCCTCGAACTGGGCCGGTCGGCCTCGCGGGAGGCGCCGACGTCGACGCGGGTGGAGCTGGCCACCAGCCTCGTGGTGCGCACGAGCACGGGTGCGCCGCCCGTGGCCGGAAGTTGA
- a CDS encoding glycoside hydrolase family 3 N-terminal domain-containing protein: protein MTTAPWRDPALPAATRVDDLLGRMTLEEKIAQLYGVWVGAAADGGGVAPHQHDMTADYDYDELITRGLGQLTRSFGTAPVDPALGARALAGAQRQIVAAGRFGIPAVAHEECLAGVTAWRATAYPVPLAWGAAFDPPLVEELGRAIGGDLRAMGVHQGLAPVLDVVRDPRWGRVEETIGEDPYLVGTIGTAYVRGLESTGVVATLKHFAGYASSAGARNLAPVRAGTREFADVTLPPFEMALREGGARSVMAAYTERDGVPASADPELLTGLLREEWGFTGTVVADYFGIGFLQTLHRVAGTPAQAARLALDAGIDVELPTVKYYGAALADAVRAGEVPAELIDRAARRVLLQKCDLGLLDEDWQPHVPESVDLDPPANRALARRLAEESVVLLDNPDGLLPLSPDARVAVIGPRAADALAMLGCYSFPSHVLPHHPGVETGIDIPTVLESLRAELPDAKVTFTEGCGVSDPDPSGFTEAITRASEADVCVAVLGDRAGLFGRGTSGEGCDVADLSLPGVQGALLDALVATGVPVVLVLLTGRPYALGRWHGRLGAVVQAFFPGEEGGPAVAGVLSGRVNPSGRLPVSVPHVPGGQPWTYLQPPLGLAGQVSNLDPTPLYPFGHGRSYTAFAWEDFTGPDAEIGTDGSYDVAVTVRNTGDRAGAEVVQLYLHDPVAEVTRPDVRLIGYQRLELAAAEAARVTFRFHADLSAFTDRSGRRVVEPGDLELRLGASSADVRATARLRLTGPVRETGAGRRLRCEAEVSPG from the coding sequence ATGACCACCGCCCCCTGGCGTGACCCCGCCCTGCCCGCCGCCACCCGAGTCGACGACCTCCTCGGCCGGATGACGCTCGAGGAGAAGATCGCCCAGTTGTACGGCGTGTGGGTCGGCGCCGCGGCGGACGGCGGGGGAGTCGCCCCGCACCAGCACGACATGACCGCCGACTACGACTACGACGAGCTGATCACCCGGGGGCTCGGCCAGCTGACCCGCTCCTTCGGCACCGCGCCCGTGGACCCGGCGCTCGGCGCCCGTGCCCTGGCCGGAGCCCAGCGGCAGATCGTCGCCGCTGGCCGCTTCGGCATCCCGGCGGTCGCCCACGAGGAGTGCCTGGCCGGAGTCACCGCCTGGCGGGCCACCGCGTACCCGGTCCCCCTGGCCTGGGGCGCGGCCTTCGACCCGCCGCTGGTCGAGGAGCTGGGCCGGGCCATCGGCGGCGACCTGCGCGCGATGGGCGTGCACCAGGGCCTCGCCCCGGTCCTGGACGTCGTCCGCGATCCGCGCTGGGGGCGCGTCGAGGAGACGATCGGCGAGGACCCGTATCTGGTCGGCACGATCGGCACGGCCTACGTGCGCGGACTGGAGTCCACCGGGGTCGTCGCCACCCTCAAGCACTTCGCCGGCTACGCCTCCTCGGCGGGCGCGCGCAATCTGGCCCCGGTGCGGGCGGGCACCCGCGAGTTCGCGGACGTCACGCTGCCCCCGTTCGAGATGGCGCTCCGCGAGGGCGGCGCCCGCTCGGTGATGGCCGCCTACACCGAACGCGACGGCGTCCCCGCCTCCGCCGACCCCGAACTGCTGACCGGCCTGCTCCGGGAGGAGTGGGGCTTCACCGGCACGGTCGTCGCCGACTACTTCGGCATCGGCTTCCTGCAGACCCTGCACCGGGTGGCCGGCACCCCCGCGCAGGCGGCCCGGCTGGCGCTGGACGCGGGCATCGACGTCGAGCTGCCCACCGTGAAGTACTACGGCGCGGCGCTGGCCGACGCCGTACGGGCGGGCGAGGTGCCCGCGGAGCTGATCGACCGGGCCGCGCGCCGCGTCCTGCTGCAGAAGTGCGATCTGGGCCTGCTGGACGAGGACTGGCAGCCGCACGTTCCCGAGTCGGTGGACCTCGACCCGCCCGCGAACCGCGCGCTGGCCCGCCGGCTGGCGGAGGAGTCGGTGGTCCTGCTGGACAACCCCGACGGCCTGCTCCCTCTCTCCCCCGACGCGCGGGTGGCCGTGATCGGGCCGCGGGCGGCGGACGCGCTGGCGATGCTCGGCTGCTACTCCTTCCCGTCGCATGTCCTGCCCCACCACCCCGGGGTGGAGACCGGCATCGACATCCCGACCGTGCTGGAGTCCCTGCGGGCCGAACTCCCCGACGCGAAGGTGACGTTCACCGAGGGCTGCGGCGTCTCGGACCCGGACCCGTCCGGCTTCACGGAGGCCATCACGCGCGCCTCGGAGGCGGACGTCTGCGTGGCCGTCCTCGGCGACCGGGCGGGGCTGTTCGGGCGGGGCACGTCCGGCGAGGGCTGTGACGTCGCCGATCTGAGCCTGCCCGGCGTCCAGGGCGCGCTGCTGGACGCGCTGGTCGCGACGGGCGTCCCGGTCGTCCTCGTGCTGCTCACCGGCCGCCCGTACGCGCTGGGCCGCTGGCACGGGCGGCTGGGGGCGGTCGTCCAGGCGTTCTTTCCCGGCGAGGAGGGCGGTCCGGCGGTGGCGGGAGTGCTGTCGGGCCGGGTCAACCCCTCGGGGCGGCTCCCGGTGAGCGTGCCGCACGTGCCGGGCGGCCAGCCGTGGACCTACCTCCAGCCGCCGCTCGGCCTGGCGGGCCAGGTCAGCAACCTCGACCCCACCCCGCTGTACCCCTTCGGGCACGGACGCTCGTACACGGCGTTCGCCTGGGAGGACTTCACCGGCCCGGACGCGGAGATCGGCACGGACGGCTCGTACGACGTCGCCGTCACCGTCCGCAACACCGGCGACCGGGCGGGCGCGGAGGTCGTCCAGCTGTATCTGCACGACCCGGTGGCCGAGGTGACCCGCCCCGACGTGCGGCTGATCGGCTACCAGCGGCTGGAGCTGGCCGCCGCCGAAGCGGCCCGCGTGACCTTCCGCTTCCACGCCGACCTCTCCGCCTTCACCGACCGCTCGGGACGGCGGGTGGTCGAACCCGGCGACCTGGAACTGCGGTTGGGCGCCTCCAGCGCCGACGTACGGGCCACGGCACGGCTGCGGCTGACCGGGCCGGTGCGCGAGACGGGGGCGGGGCGGCGACTGCGCTGCGAGGCGGAGGTTTCGCCCGGCTGA
- a CDS encoding peptidoglycan-binding protein produces MSEPQRGVCPLCGAPRAADGAPTCVCARLASDAHRSARTAEAAAAEDFDPVRIRPFVTFDAGRDQQDDGGRDPQDDALPESSAATGPAPAREHGEPPSAKGAEAAQEGDGMDGFAQGDSASGEPESREAGLLEPESGGAELRETGLLERVSGGRTSGEYERADDSAAGPGGDDTSPPGRRRSPLRLLVLAGLLATAVTAAVLVGFLLYDGPTRDGALPGGVRAPVPDVTSAGVTTAGKATPRASRTPPSPTASDSPETPSSPTAARPTRSAAPPPAPSRGATGTTTPGPGPSASAASPVLRFGDTGPEVAELQARLRQIGYQGGRAEGVYDVEVENAVRSYQLTRAVLQDEPGVYGVATRASLEAETDEP; encoded by the coding sequence TTGAGTGAACCGCAGCGTGGCGTCTGTCCGTTGTGCGGTGCGCCCCGGGCCGCGGACGGCGCCCCCACGTGCGTGTGCGCCCGGCTCGCGTCCGACGCCCACCGCAGCGCACGCACGGCGGAGGCGGCCGCCGCCGAGGACTTCGACCCGGTGCGCATCCGGCCGTTCGTCACGTTCGACGCCGGACGGGACCAGCAGGACGACGGCGGCCGGGACCCGCAGGACGACGCCCTGCCCGAGAGCTCTGCCGCCACCGGCCCGGCGCCCGCGCGAGAGCACGGCGAACCGCCCTCCGCGAAGGGGGCCGAGGCGGCCCAGGAGGGCGACGGGATGGACGGGTTCGCACAAGGCGATTCCGCGTCAGGCGAGCCCGAGTCGCGCGAAGCCGGGTTACTCGAACCCGAGTCAGGCGGAGCCGAGTTGCGTGAAACCGGGTTGCTCGAGCGCGTCTCAGGCGGGCGTACGTCAGGCGAGTACGAGCGGGCCGACGACTCCGCGGCAGGCCCGGGCGGCGACGACACATCGCCCCCGGGCCGTCGCCGGAGCCCTCTGCGCCTGCTGGTGCTCGCCGGCCTCCTCGCGACCGCCGTGACCGCGGCAGTGCTCGTTGGATTCCTCCTGTACGACGGTCCCACGCGCGACGGCGCGCTCCCCGGGGGCGTACGGGCGCCGGTGCCCGACGTGACGTCCGCCGGTGTCACCACAGCCGGAAAGGCGACCCCGCGTGCCTCGCGGACACCGCCGTCGCCGACCGCCTCCGACTCCCCGGAAACGCCCTCCTCCCCCACCGCGGCGAGACCCACCCGGTCCGCCGCGCCGCCCCCGGCCCCGTCCAGGGGGGCCACCGGCACCACGACTCCCGGGCCGGGCCCGAGCGCCTCGGCGGCGTCGCCCGTGCTGCGGTTCGGGGACACCGGTCCCGAGGTGGCCGAACTCCAGGCGCGGCTGCGGCAGATCGGCTACCAGGGAGGCCGGGCCGAGGGCGTGTACGACGTCGAGGTCGAGAACGCGGTCCGCTCCTACCAGCTCACCCGCGCGGTGCTGCAGGACGAGCCCGGGGTGTACGGCGTCGCGACCCGCGCCTCGCTGGAAGCCGAGACGGACGAGCCCTGA
- the tsaD gene encoding tRNA (adenosine(37)-N6)-threonylcarbamoyltransferase complex transferase subunit TsaD produces the protein MADEPLVLGIETSCDETGVGVVRGTTLLADAIASSVDEHARFGGVVPEVASRAHLEAMVPTIERALKEAGVSAKDLDGIAVTAGPGLAGALLVGVSAAKAYAYALGKPLYGVNHLASHICVDQLEHGALPEPTMALLVSGGHSSLLLSTDITSDVRPLGATIDDAAGEAFDKIARVLNLGFPGGPVIDRYAREGDPTAIAFPRGLTGSRDPAYDFSFSGLKTSVARWIEARRAAGEEVPVRDVAASFQEAVVDVLTRKAVRACKDEGVDHLMIGGGVAANSRLRALAQERCEAAGVRLRVPRPKLCTDNGAMVAALGAEMVARGRAASDWDLSADSSLPVTDPHVPGRHPGHRHGHGHDHVHEVAKDNLYS, from the coding sequence ATGGCTGACGAACCCCTCGTTCTGGGGATCGAGACCTCCTGCGACGAGACCGGCGTCGGCGTCGTGCGCGGCACGACCCTGCTGGCCGACGCGATCGCCTCCAGCGTCGACGAGCACGCCCGCTTCGGCGGGGTGGTGCCGGAGGTGGCGTCCCGGGCCCACCTGGAAGCGATGGTCCCGACCATCGAGCGGGCACTGAAGGAAGCGGGGGTGAGCGCGAAGGACCTCGACGGCATCGCGGTCACCGCCGGTCCGGGGCTCGCCGGCGCACTGCTGGTCGGCGTCTCGGCGGCGAAGGCCTACGCCTACGCCCTCGGCAAGCCCCTCTACGGCGTCAACCACCTCGCCTCGCACATCTGCGTGGACCAGCTGGAGCACGGCGCGCTGCCCGAGCCGACGATGGCGCTGCTGGTGTCCGGCGGACACTCCTCCCTGCTGCTGTCCACCGACATCACCTCCGACGTCCGTCCGCTGGGCGCGACCATCGACGACGCGGCGGGCGAGGCCTTCGACAAGATCGCCCGGGTGCTGAACCTGGGCTTCCCGGGCGGCCCGGTCATCGACCGCTACGCCCGTGAGGGCGACCCGACGGCGATCGCGTTCCCGCGCGGTCTGACCGGCTCGCGCGATCCGGCGTACGACTTCTCCTTCTCCGGCCTGAAGACGTCGGTCGCCCGCTGGATCGAGGCCAGGCGGGCGGCGGGCGAGGAGGTGCCGGTGCGCGACGTGGCGGCCTCCTTCCAGGAGGCGGTCGTGGACGTCCTGACCCGCAAGGCCGTCCGGGCGTGCAAGGACGAGGGCGTCGACCACCTGATGATCGGCGGCGGTGTGGCCGCCAACTCCCGGCTGCGCGCCCTGGCCCAGGAGCGCTGCGAGGCGGCCGGCGTCCGGCTGCGCGTGCCGCGTCCCAAACTGTGCACGGACAACGGCGCGATGGTGGCGGCACTGGGCGCGGAGATGGTAGCCCGGGGCCGGGCGGCGTCCGACTGGGACCTGTCGGCGGACTCGTCGCTTCCGGTGACCGACCCGCACGTGCCCGGCCGGCACCCCGGGCATCGGCACGGCCACGGTCACGACCATGTGCACGAGGTCGCCAAGGACAACCTGTACTCATGA
- the rimI gene encoding ribosomal protein S18-alanine N-acetyltransferase, whose translation MTESVDLVLREMRWWDIERVLELEKDLFPEDAWSRGMFWSDLAHARGPEATRRYLVAVDTAADDRIVGYAGLAAAGDVADVQTIAVARDHWGTGLGGRLLTELLSAATAFECAEVLLECRIDNVRAQKLYERFGFEAIGFRRGYYQPGNVDALVMRLTDPSTSVAGTQGNETNG comes from the coding sequence GTGACCGAATCCGTCGACCTCGTGCTGCGCGAGATGCGCTGGTGGGACATCGAGCGTGTGCTCGAACTCGAGAAGGACCTCTTCCCCGAGGACGCCTGGTCCCGGGGCATGTTCTGGTCCGACCTGGCCCACGCCCGCGGGCCGGAGGCGACCCGGCGTTATCTCGTCGCGGTCGACACGGCCGCGGACGACCGGATCGTCGGGTACGCCGGTCTGGCCGCCGCCGGGGACGTCGCCGACGTCCAGACCATCGCCGTGGCCCGCGACCACTGGGGCACCGGCCTCGGCGGCCGGCTGCTGACGGAACTGCTGAGCGCGGCGACCGCCTTCGAGTGCGCCGAGGTCCTGCTCGAGTGCCGCATCGACAACGTCCGCGCCCAGAAGCTCTACGAACGCTTCGGGTTCGAGGCCATCGGGTTCCGGCGCGGCTACTACCAGCCGGGCAACGTGGACGCCCTGGTGATGCGCCTCACCGACCCATCGACATCCGTAGCGGGAACACAGGGAAACGAGACCAATGGCTGA
- the tsaB gene encoding tRNA (adenosine(37)-N6)-threonylcarbamoyltransferase complex dimerization subunit type 1 TsaB, producing MLLLALDTATPAVTVALHDGTDVVASSTQVDARRHGELLLPAVDRLLAGAGLGLDAVTGIVVGVGPGPYTGLRVGLMTADTFGLALGVPVHGLCTLDGLAYASDLEGPFVVATDARRKEVYWARYADSRTRVSGPAVDRPADIADEVAGLPAVGAGALLYPDAFPHAHEPEHVSAAALASLAAERLAAGAELPAPRPLYLRRPDAQVPRNYKVVTPK from the coding sequence GTGCTCTTGCTCGCTCTGGATACCGCCACCCCCGCCGTCACCGTCGCCCTGCACGACGGAACCGACGTCGTCGCCTCCTCGACTCAGGTGGACGCGCGCCGGCACGGCGAGCTGCTGCTCCCTGCCGTCGACCGACTGCTCGCCGGTGCCGGGCTCGGGCTCGACGCCGTCACCGGGATCGTCGTCGGCGTCGGCCCCGGCCCCTACACGGGGCTGAGAGTCGGTCTGATGACCGCCGACACCTTCGGGCTGGCGCTCGGCGTCCCCGTGCACGGCCTGTGCACCCTCGACGGCCTCGCCTACGCCTCCGACCTCGAAGGGCCCTTCGTGGTGGCGACCGACGCCCGCCGCAAGGAGGTCTACTGGGCGCGCTACGCCGACTCCCGCACCCGGGTGTCCGGCCCCGCCGTGGACCGGCCCGCCGACATCGCCGACGAGGTGGCCGGGCTGCCCGCGGTCGGCGCGGGCGCGTTGCTCTACCCGGACGCCTTCCCCCACGCGCACGAACCCGAGCACGTCTCCGCGGCGGCTCTGGCGAGTCTCGCGGCGGAGCGGCTGGCCGCGGGCGCGGAACTGCCCGCGCCACGGCCCCTGTACCTGCGCCGGCCGGACGCCCAGGTCCCCAGGAACTACAAGGTGGTCACCCCCAAGTGA
- the tsaE gene encoding tRNA (adenosine(37)-N6)-threonylcarbamoyltransferase complex ATPase subunit type 1 TsaE: protein METPAAPHHPADLRITVNSPEQMRDFGRRLAKVLRAGDLVMLSGELGAGKTTLTRGLGEGLGVRGAVTSPTFVIARVHPALGDGPPLVHVDAYRLGGGLDEMEDLDLDVSLPESVIVVEWGEGKVEELTDDRLQIRIHRAVGDTDDEVRHVTVSALGRRWATADLGVLSA, encoded by the coding sequence ATGGAGACACCAGCAGCGCCGCACCACCCGGCTGACCTTCGGATCACCGTCAACTCCCCTGAGCAGATGCGGGACTTCGGCCGTCGGCTGGCCAAGGTGCTGCGCGCCGGCGATCTCGTGATGCTGAGCGGTGAGCTCGGGGCGGGCAAGACGACGCTCACCCGCGGGCTCGGCGAGGGGCTCGGGGTCCGGGGCGCGGTCACCTCCCCGACGTTCGTGATCGCCCGGGTGCACCCCGCTCTCGGGGACGGTCCGCCGCTGGTTCACGTAGACGCGTACCGCCTGGGCGGCGGGCTCGACGAGATGGAGGACCTCGACCTCGACGTGTCGCTGCCCGAGTCGGTGATCGTCGTGGAGTGGGGCGAGGGCAAGGTCGAGGAGCTGACCGACGACCGGCTCCAGATCCGCATTCACCGGGCGGTCGGCGACACCGACGACGAGGTGCGGCACGTGACCGTGTCGGCGCTCGGGCGGCGGTGGGCGACGGCGGACCTCGGCGTGCTGTCGGCCTGA
- a CDS encoding alpha/beta fold hydrolase yields MSESSAEAVASAATAVVAASVTGEAGGWRRATGIAGAAIGVIAAGAAAGVALERMTVGRGMRAKARLALDSAGPYGGLRGAPGKAYADDGTELYYEVDDVEPQGGTANRRRRLFGRKAPLPVTVVFSHGYCLNQDSWHFQRAALRGVVRTVHWDQRSHGRSGRGNAQTRDGVPVTIDQLGRDLRAVIDAAVPEGPIVLVGHSMGGMTVMALAALYPELIRERVVATAFVGTSSGRLGEVNFGLPVAGVNAVRRVLPGILKALGQQAALVEKGRRATADLFAGIIKRYSFASRDVDPAVARFAERMIESTPIDVVAEFYPAFTDHDKTEALGCFTDMPVLVLAGIGDLVTPSEHSEAIADMLPDAELVLVPDAGHLVMLEHPEVVTDRLADLLTRAGAVPAGATVGGYGDTSSAAPPG; encoded by the coding sequence GTGAGCGAGAGCAGCGCGGAGGCGGTGGCGAGCGCCGCCACGGCGGTCGTCGCCGCGTCCGTGACGGGGGAGGCCGGAGGATGGCGCCGGGCGACCGGCATCGCGGGCGCCGCGATAGGCGTGATCGCCGCGGGCGCCGCGGCCGGCGTCGCCCTGGAGCGGATGACCGTGGGCCGGGGCATGCGGGCCAAGGCCCGGCTGGCGCTCGACTCGGCGGGACCGTACGGCGGGTTGCGCGGCGCCCCCGGCAAGGCGTACGCCGACGACGGCACGGAGCTGTACTACGAGGTCGACGACGTCGAGCCGCAGGGCGGCACGGCGAACCGGCGGCGCAGGCTCTTCGGGCGCAAGGCGCCGCTGCCCGTCACCGTGGTGTTCAGTCACGGCTACTGCCTCAACCAGGACTCCTGGCACTTCCAGCGGGCGGCTCTGCGGGGCGTCGTGCGGACCGTGCACTGGGACCAGCGCAGCCACGGCAGGTCCGGACGCGGCAACGCCCAGACCCGGGACGGCGTGCCGGTCACCATCGACCAGCTGGGACGCGACCTGAGGGCCGTCATCGACGCGGCCGTGCCGGAGGGGCCGATCGTGCTGGTAGGGCACTCCATGGGCGGGATGACGGTGATGGCCCTGGCCGCCCTGTATCCGGAGCTGATCCGGGAGCGGGTCGTCGCCACCGCGTTCGTCGGGACGTCGTCCGGGCGGCTCGGCGAGGTCAACTTCGGGCTGCCGGTCGCCGGTGTGAACGCGGTCCGGCGGGTGCTGCCGGGGATACTGAAGGCGCTCGGGCAGCAGGCGGCCCTGGTGGAGAAGGGGCGGCGGGCGACCGCCGACCTGTTCGCCGGGATCATCAAGCGGTACTCGTTCGCGTCCCGGGACGTGGACCCGGCGGTGGCGCGGTTCGCCGAGCGGATGATCGAGAGCACGCCGATCGACGTGGTCGCCGAGTTCTACCCGGCGTTCACCGACCACGACAAGACCGAGGCACTCGGCTGCTTCACGGACATGCCGGTGCTGGTGCTGGCCGGGATCGGGGACCTCGTCACGCCGAGCGAGCACAGCGAGGCGATCGCCGACATGCTGCCGGACGCCGAACTGGTCCTCGTCCCCGACGCCGGGCACCTCGTGATGCTGGAGCACCCGGAAGTGGTCACCGACCGCCTCGCCGACCTCCTCACGCGCGCGGGCGCCGTGCCGGCAGGGGCTACCGTGGGAGGTTATGGAGACACCAGCAGCGCCGCACCACCCGGCTGA